One Dokdonia sp. Dokd-P16 genomic window carries:
- a CDS encoding exodeoxyribonuclease III, translating to MKIISYNVNGIRAALRKDFATWLQHTDPDVVLLQETKATPDQVDTAVFESLGYEHYWFSAQKKGYSGVAILTKKTPKNVVYGTGIESMDFEGRNIRVDFDDVSVMSMYLPSGTNIARLEHKLEYMSLLQDYVNEIKQDVPNLVIGGDYNICHEAIDIHDPVRNKNVSGFLPVEREWISNFMDSGFIDSFRHLNKEPDNYTWWSYRANARANNKGWRIDYNMVSEPLKNNIERAVILSDAVHSDHCPHMVELKLS from the coding sequence ATGAAAATTATCTCTTATAACGTAAACGGTATCCGTGCAGCTTTGCGCAAAGATTTTGCCACCTGGTTGCAACACACAGATCCAGATGTGGTGCTGTTGCAAGAGACAAAAGCAACACCAGATCAAGTAGATACAGCAGTTTTTGAAAGTCTGGGTTATGAGCATTACTGGTTCAGCGCACAAAAAAAAGGATACAGTGGTGTGGCTATTCTCACGAAGAAAACACCTAAAAATGTAGTGTATGGAACGGGAATCGAATCCATGGATTTTGAAGGTAGAAATATAAGAGTGGACTTTGATGATGTTTCTGTGATGAGCATGTACTTGCCATCTGGAACAAATATTGCCCGTCTAGAGCATAAACTGGAATACATGTCGTTATTACAAGATTATGTAAACGAGATCAAGCAAGATGTTCCAAATCTTGTGATAGGTGGAGATTACAATATTTGTCACGAAGCTATAGATATTCACGATCCCGTACGTAATAAAAACGTAAGCGGATTTTTACCTGTAGAGCGTGAGTGGATAAGTAACTTTATGGACAGTGGTTTTATAGACTCTTTCCGTCATCTTAACAAAGAGCCAGACAACTACACATGGTGGAGTTATCGAGCAAATGCGCGAGCAAATAACAAAGGATGGCGCATTGATTATAACATGGTAAGTGAGCCTCTTAAAAATAATATTGAACGTGCTGTGATTCTCTCTGATGCTGTGCATAGTGATCACTGTCCGCACATGGTAGAATTAAAATTATCTTAA